The Oryzias latipes chromosome 16, ASM223467v1 genomic sequence TCAGTGAAAGTCTTTCATTTTAAGCTTTCATACCTCTCATCCTCTTCTTGGTCTCTCACGGACATTAGCTCACTGCTTTCTTCCTCTTGGTCCCAACGGGTCCCGAGCATAACTGTCTCTTTTACGGCCGACCCCCACAGGACATTTGTTTTCACGTTTTCACTGAGGGAAAACTGTAACCTCTCCTCACACACCTAAAGAAGATCAGCGAGGTGGATGAGAGCTGGGTGAACTGGCTCTGTCTGTACAAGAAAACGATGCTGCTGTTGCAGAAAACTGCAAGTAAACATGCTCACCTGCATCCTTAAgccattttttgttgtcattttggaAAGAGATCCCTGGTCCTTCACCTCAGGGCCTGCTGGTCTCTCCCCATCCTTTCCATCCACAGGTGGACACTCAACATCCAGAGGATCCTGTTTCCTGGCTGCCTCAAAGCGTCCATCTGAGTCGTCAGGAATTCTGACCTCATTTAAATTCATCTTTTCCCTCCCGCTGTCATCAAGAGTAGAAGGCAGGCACATTTCACCTGCATCCTGACCTCCTGCACTGTTATCCTTTTGTTCAGGAGTTTTCTTCAAAGACCCAAAAAGCTCCAGATCTCCCAAAAAAATCTCCCCCAGAGTTTCCTCCTCATCCCCAGAGATGCAACACAGTTGCTctagtttttcaaaatcttcCAGAAGCTCTTCGTCCAGATCTTTCCACTCAGAAATCAACAGCCGTGGGATGTTTTTTAGAGGATCCTGGTTTGAAGAATTATTTTTTGGGGAAATGTTATGATGTCCACCCTGACTTTCAGCACTGGGTAGAAGATTACTGTCATCTGCCAGTGTTATTTGCACAGAAGGGGGATTCAGATTGGCTGAAATCCCTTTACACTGAGTTGTGGCTGGTGTTAAGTCTTCCAGAGACGCTTCTAATTCATTTGTGTTGTTAACTGGGCAGATATATGACTCTGTCCCAGCATCGGCAATAAAGTCTTCAAGATACATGTGGCTCATAAAGTCCTTTCCCTCTAtaacagatggtggtggactagGAAAGGAATCATCTAGGCTCTCCAGTTTATCATCTTGCAGGTTGAGGTCTATGCTTGGTGGAGGACTGGGAAAATCCACAGAGCTAAAGTTGTCTACCTCTGAACATGGCTGActtccttcctcctgtgtttcaatgagactgaattgaattgaagccTCTTCAGGTATTATTTCATCAGCTTCCAAATCCAAACCTGGTTCATCAGTTTCCAGGTCTGACAAGTTTACAGGAGGATCtttaaatacatcaaaacttttgttttctgaaccCAGACTTAAGtaattttcacaaatcaaaccTGCTTCTCTTAAAGCGTGGGCAGAGGATGTCTCATCCTCTTTGTTTATGCTGCATAATTGATTGGAAGACGATCGGTTAAAATTCTGGTTCTCTTCTGTCTCCGTAGGTTGACCTTTGCTCCTCACTGATTCTGCATATGAGGAAATCTGACTATCTCTTTGAACCGAAGTCTCATCCTCTGGAATTTCTCTATTTTCTGTTTCAACCTTTGAGATGTCTCTTTgccaattgttttttaaactttcaatgTCCTCGAGGTTCTCCATATTTTCTTCTTGTTGTATTTCAGCTGATGCCGGCTGGTTTTCGGTAGCTTTTGAGTTCCATGTGTTGCCTTGGGCTTCATTGGGCCAGGTTTCTTCACAGCCTTTCATAACAGCAGGGTGAGGTTCACTACCAGCAAGTTCATCATTTTCTTCAGTCTCCCAGAACTCCCGGCCCCCAGCAAGCCTCTCCCCCACTTTCCAAGCTGCGTGACTTAGCCCAGAGGAAAACTCTGATCTCAGCTCAACTTCTTGGCACCTTTTCTCCGGAGAGGCCCACTGATCATTCTCATCAGGCCACAAATGCGTGTCTCTGGACAGGCGATGGCAATCAAGCTCACCCCTAACCGCTCCAGATTCAGGTCTCTCATCATTCTCCTCTAGACCACTCCACAACTCTTCAGTCATCACATCCAGCCTCTCACAGGAGCTGTCATCCACTGTGTCAGCACAGGGAACTGTGCTTTCTTCTCTGACCAGGGGCGAATTTTCCTTCAGGCTGATTCTCAGCTCTGCAGAAGCTTGGTGCATGTCTGCCTCCATTGAGATCTCCTCATCATCTCTGGCATTGGAGCTGTGAGGATTCAGACTCAGACCCAGCTCACTATGGTCCAGACTATCCCCCTCCACACATCTCACAGGCTCTTCAACATCCTGCTTTGAACACAGACACGTAAGACCATTTACTTCATTACCAAGCAGCTTTCCCTCACATCTTAGCTGGGTTTCTGACATACTGGCATCATTACTGGATGGAATTTCACTTAGATCGGATACGCAGAACTCTATGCTGCCACTTTTAGACGGAAATTTTGCTTCCTTAGCTGTCTGTTCAGATTTCAGGGACTTTGCTTGAGTCGGatcattgtttgtgtttttaacactgtTATAGTCTTCGTTGTTCTGCCTAAACGTATCTTCTGACTGGACATCAGGCACAAAATTCACCAGATCACACGTCCCAGCAGAACTCTTGGAATGTAAACTCAAATTGCTCTGGTTGGAGTCCTGATAGTTGCAATCCATCTTGGTGTAATTCACACCAACTGTCCGGGAGCTGTCTATCACAAGTCCTTTCAGTGGTTCATGGTCTATTATTTTAAATAGCCTATCTGTTAGGTTAGCACAGCCCTTTACATCAGGTTCAACACACAGAAGCACCGATCTTTCATTGGGAAACACGTCTGAATGGTTTCTCTGTGTAGACCCCAGCCCTCTGTTAAGAAGATCTTTACAATTGTCCATGTCTGGGATTTTCTGACGGATTTCCTCCATCCTGTTGCAAATCTCAActgtttctcctcctccagtttgtgttttgtgtaaaCAATTGTTTAAAGGGCTTTTCTCTCTCAGCTCTCCCTCCTCTTCAGTTTTTTCCTCTATTCCCGTCAGTATTCCCCTCTCGCCCCCCCGACTGCTGCTCGGTCTGGAGCTGATAAGTCCATCACTGCTCCTCCTGTTCATCCCATCTCCCTCCCAGTCACTATCTGAGAAATAGGCAGAGTCTCGATGTGGCATGTCACTTCCTAGAGCTCGCCACCCGCCGATTCCAACTCCTCCACCTGCCGTCCAAGAGTCACTGGGTGTGAGGCAGTCAGCTGAGCTGGAGGTCATAGGGGACAGGCCTGAGTCAGTGGGGGTGATGAGGGACCCATCAGAAGATGGGTCCCATTCTGGAGTGGATGGAGTGGCTGTAGGACTGGGCATCCCTTGCATGACATAACAGGGTTTGTCTTGACCACTGTCATTGCCCCAACAGGAATTTTCTATATTTGTGTCTACAAAGCTGCTATTATCACAAGCATGGAcacttttaaagctttttaaatcatcagttttttttaggttaactGACATGGAATCAGACCTCTCTGGTTGATCTCCTTTCTCATGGGGGCTGACTGGGAGTTTCTCCTTTGTGATCTCCCCATTTCCTATTCCAGCAGCATTCTTGCATTTGTTTGTCATGTCTAATTTGTTCCCACGCAGTATCACAGTGATAGGCTCTGTTCCACTCTCAGTGGATTCAGAAGGAGAGAGATTCGACAGGTCTATTTTCTCTCCTCTGGCAGGTAAGGCTGGGCCATCTGAACACTCCTCCTCGTCTCTCTGACCCTCAAACTCTTGGTTGTGTAATAAACCATTTTTGGGCATgatttctgaaaacacaaaccCACCAGACTGGCAGTGGTCAGCATTGTTCCCCAAACTGTCTGTGTTTAGTTGGTGCTTAGTGGATCCTATGTGGAGAACGGGGATCTCTGGTCTAATGGAAACCTTTATCTCACTCTTCTTGGCGCGCTTGGTTACTTGGGCATAGATAGCCTCCGTTGGTGTGTCATCTTTACCTTTGTTGGATGCTCGTATGGAGCTCTCCAACTGGAATGTGATGGTCTGAGCTGAGTTTGGGTCTATGCATATAGATTCGTATTCAGGAGACAATGGAGTAGGGGAGTAAGAAGGATCTGCTTCCTTCTTGTTTGCGCAAACGTTTTGCCTTGATATAATTTCAGTTAGAAAGGTCTCCGCTGAATGGATTTCTTTTAGAAACTCCTCCCTAGtcatttcagttttctgtgGTGGCTTTGAAGTCAAAGGTACTTCTGAGTTTTGATTCTCTACTGTGAAATCGGACAAAAGGGAGCGGGATCTTCGCATGCCTTTCGAGTAGTCTTCCTCAGCTTCTGTGTATGAGGGGAGACCTGAACCATGAGGCTGCAACCTGGATCCTGCAGGATAGAGGTATTTTACAGGATCACTGTCTGATCCTCCTATATCCATCTTTCCAGTGTCGATTTCAGTGAGAAAAAGATCATTCTGGAGTTCCTTACTGATTGTGACGTCCCTCTCGCCTTGTATCCACGGCTGTCCGTTCGAGCCCACTTCTGTGATCAGTGACTGGGATCGGCGCATCCCTTTGTTTGGCAGCGAAAAGTTTCCCCATCCGtccttgtcattttttttctctgtctctcCATCCCATAAAGCCTCTGACTTGGCCTCATGGGACTCAGCCACGCTGGAAATCTCAGTCAGAAAAAGATGCATGGGGGATTTCTTGGCTGTGGCGACGAGTTCTGCTTGAAGTTCAGCATCCTCCCTCCAAATGGCAGGAAGGATAGTGTCGAGACGAGACTGAGTTCTTTTCATTCCCCTGGAGAAGAGCTCTGCTGTGGCTGGATCCGTGTCATCAGAGAGACTGGACTTAGTGACAGTTGTTTTACTGCCAACTCTCTCAGGGGACACGATTGGTGATTTGTCCTCATCTGAATAGGTGGGGCTGGATGAAGACTGTCTTGCATTCAAAGAGTTTGTAGGGCGGTGTTTGGGGTTTTGGTATATGGGTCTCAAAGGGTTTTCTCTGCGGATAGGAGAGTCAAAGTCTTTTGAAGGGAAATGAGAGGTCTCCCTGAAAGTGTGTAACGGCGCTGCAGGCCTGATGTCACGCTCTCGCTCAGACATGTCACAGGATAGCGGGTCTCTACAGGTTTTCTGCATTTGTGGCTTGCTGTATCTTGAGTAAATGTCAGCTGGGTTGTAGTTGGGGATAATTCGTTGGGGTTTGgagtggggagggagaggaggaggacacgCTTGAGAAGGCTGGGGGTAAACTGGATGACTTGATGGGGGAATGGAGGGTGACAGGGACGGGGAAGGGGGCAGAGTTTGCCTTGGTCGATTAAGCCC encodes the following:
- the lmtk3 gene encoding serine/threonine-protein kinase LMTK3 isoform X2, with product MRPHCWVMVALAGIMSYLSPERALGAPQREVSQTRTASLSPPPYVVILISCSGLVSFVLLLLTCLCCKRGGVGFNEFDNADGEECSGGSSPIQEDSLSSCPSLPEVYTLPVRDRSSCPALQDGADSKSQCFKRHTLNYLQEIGNGWFGKVILAEVLCDCSSSQAVVKELRVSASPLEQRKFLAESEPYRSLKHPNILQCLGQCSESIPFLLVMEFCQLGDLKRYLRAQRKADGMTPDLPTRDLLTLQRMAFEITLGLLHLHENNYIHSDLALRNCLLTSDLTVRIGDYGLSHNHYKEDYYLTPDKLWIPLRWIAPELLEEYRGSLIVTDQTKTSNVWSLGVVIWELFEFGAQPHRHLSDEEVLTFVIRERQITLAQPRLKLSHADYWYEIMQSCWLPPSQRPSVAEIFLLLSSLLAAERRAARGSVEEEDEEDEEYEEGRGRRGESEESFERRWDLLRPPALQNAANERHRDREYCREGRDNSYPLLDPVGNCITPSSSELDDILTVTETSKGLNFEYFWEKANARRGYKPLPPPQPIPTVNNNHRQSLDTPTVVPVISARSPSLASEYYIRLEEHTPQDKSPTLKGKPSTRSDSVSPGDVELVEIRSGMLGKDRVPFCSSHKSGQSLQRVRSSEVQIQVPNTGMVEFRDTSSRVTDFSVVDLNEDEDDVDKKNNCERKYSTSQAPVLPPKPRSMSLSSANPLHSRPLPVPPLGYRGLPHYTMSGKIETDPLHMSSCPSSTFDHLGLNRPRQTLPPSPSLSPSIPPSSHPVYPQPSQACPPPLPPHSKPQRIIPNYNPADIYSRYSKPQMQKTCRDPLSCDMSERERDIRPAAPLHTFRETSHFPSKDFDSPIRRENPLRPIYQNPKHRPTNSLNARQSSSSPTYSDEDKSPIVSPERVGSKTTVTKSSLSDDTDPATAELFSRGMKRTQSRLDTILPAIWREDAELQAELVATAKKSPMHLFLTEISSVAESHEAKSEALWDGETEKKNDKDGWGNFSLPNKGMRRSQSLITEVGSNGQPWIQGERDVTISKELQNDLFLTEIDTGKMDIGGSDSDPVKYLYPAGSRLQPHGSGLPSYTEAEEDYSKGMRRSRSLLSDFTVENQNSEVPLTSKPPQKTEMTREEFLKEIHSAETFLTEIISRQNVCANKKEADPSYSPTPLSPEYESICIDPNSAQTITFQLESSIRASNKGKDDTPTEAIYAQVTKRAKKSEIKVSIRPEIPVLHIGSTKHQLNTDSLGNNADHCQSGGFVFSEIMPKNGLLHNQEFEGQRDEEECSDGPALPARGEKIDLSNLSPSESTESGTEPITVILRGNKLDMTNKCKNAAGIGNGEITKEKLPVSPHEKGDQPERSDSMSVNLKKTDDLKSFKSVHACDNSSFVDTNIENSCWGNDSGQDKPCYVMQGMPSPTATPSTPEWDPSSDGSLITPTDSGLSPMTSSSADCLTPSDSWTAGGGVGIGGWRALGSDMPHRDSAYFSDSDWEGDGMNRRSSDGLISSRPSSSRGGERGILTGIEEKTEEEGELREKSPLNNCLHKTQTGGGETVEICNRMEEIRQKIPDMDNCKDLLNRGLGSTQRNHSDVFPNERSVLLCVEPDVKGCANLTDRLFKIIDHEPLKGLVIDSSRTVGVNYTKMDCNYQDSNQSNLSLHSKSSAGTCDLVNFVPDVQSEDTFRQNNEDYNSVKNTNNDPTQAKSLKSEQTAKEAKFPSKSGSIEFCVSDLSEIPSSNDASMSETQLRCEGKLLGNEVNGLTCLCSKQDVEEPVRCVEGDSLDHSELGLSLNPHSSNARDDEEISMEADMHQASAELRISLKENSPLVREESTVPCADTVDDSSCERLDVMTEELWSGLEENDERPESGAVRGELDCHRLSRDTHLWPDENDQWASPEKRCQEVELRSEFSSGLSHAAWKVGERLAGGREFWETEENDELAGSEPHPAVMKGCEETWPNEAQGNTWNSKATENQPASAEIQQEENMENLEDIESLKNNWQRDISKVETENREIPEDETSVQRDSQISSYAESVRSKGQPTETEENQNFNRSSSNQLCSINKEDETSSAHALREAGLICENYLSLGSENKSFDVFKDPPVNLSDLETDEPGLDLEADEIIPEEASIQFSLIETQEEGSQPCSEVDNFSSVDFPSPPPSIDLNLQDDKLESLDDSFPSPPPSVIEGKDFMSHMYLEDFIADAGTESYICPVNNTNELEASLEDLTPATTQCKGISANLNPPSVQITLADDSNLLPSAESQGGHHNISPKNNSSNQDPLKNIPRLLISEWKDLDEELLEDFEKLEQLCCISGDEEETLGEIFLGDLELFGSLKKTPEQKDNSAGGQDAGEMCLPSTLDDSGREKMNLNEVRIPDDSDGRFEAARKQDPLDVECPPVDGKDGERPAGPEVKDQGSLSKMTTKNGLRMQVCEERLQFSLSENVKTNVLWGSAVKETVMLGTRWDQEEESSELMSVRDQEEDESQENLEAVLSNQPPEQSEISSSEPVLEQADIIISKPTTNQAMKAKLARLSLALPPLALSLPLTSATKGGFGNGPIGNRIGRRRGLLQGSDPEEEEDEEQEDESSRRVIVVTETDVDKRVGLRSLLKSPKESMDRERDRGRNVSFFDDVTIYHFDQETPTNKLGTSTPTGPVTVKSSKLNLHGVNKSKEAKRKEDSSIKPRSPVGASPGTSSRFTVSPADDPHLV
- the lmtk3 gene encoding serine/threonine-protein kinase LMTK3 isoform X1; this translates as MRPHCWVMVALAGIMSYLSPERALGAPQREVSQTRTASLSPPPYVVILISCSGLVSFVLLLLTCLCCKRGGVGFNVSLQHEFDNADGEECSGGSSPIQEDSLSSCPSLPEVYTLPVRDRSSCPALQDGADSKSQCFKRHTLNYLQEIGNGWFGKVILAEVLCDCSSSQAVVKELRVSASPLEQRKFLAESEPYRSLKHPNILQCLGQCSESIPFLLVMEFCQLGDLKRYLRAQRKADGMTPDLPTRDLLTLQRMAFEITLGLLHLHENNYIHSDLALRNCLLTSDLTVRIGDYGLSHNHYKEDYYLTPDKLWIPLRWIAPELLEEYRGSLIVTDQTKTSNVWSLGVVIWELFEFGAQPHRHLSDEEVLTFVIRERQITLAQPRLKLSHADYWYEIMQSCWLPPSQRPSVAEIFLLLSSLLAAERRAARGSVEEEDEEDEEYEEGRGRRGESEESFERRWDLLRPPALQNAANERHRDREYCREGRDNSYPLLDPVGNCITPSSSELDDILTVTETSKGLNFEYFWEKANARRGYKPLPPPQPIPTVNNNHRQSLDTPTVVPVISARSPSLASEYYIRLEEHTPQDKSPTLKGKPSTRSDSVSPGDVELVEIRSGMLGKDRVPFCSSHKSGQSLQRVRSSEVQIQVPNTGMVEFRDTSSRVTDFSVVDLNEDEDDVDKKNNCERKYSTSQAPVLPPKPRSMSLSSANPLHSRPLPVPPLGYRGLPHYTMSGKIETDPLHMSSCPSSTFDHLGLNRPRQTLPPSPSLSPSIPPSSHPVYPQPSQACPPPLPPHSKPQRIIPNYNPADIYSRYSKPQMQKTCRDPLSCDMSERERDIRPAAPLHTFRETSHFPSKDFDSPIRRENPLRPIYQNPKHRPTNSLNARQSSSSPTYSDEDKSPIVSPERVGSKTTVTKSSLSDDTDPATAELFSRGMKRTQSRLDTILPAIWREDAELQAELVATAKKSPMHLFLTEISSVAESHEAKSEALWDGETEKKNDKDGWGNFSLPNKGMRRSQSLITEVGSNGQPWIQGERDVTISKELQNDLFLTEIDTGKMDIGGSDSDPVKYLYPAGSRLQPHGSGLPSYTEAEEDYSKGMRRSRSLLSDFTVENQNSEVPLTSKPPQKTEMTREEFLKEIHSAETFLTEIISRQNVCANKKEADPSYSPTPLSPEYESICIDPNSAQTITFQLESSIRASNKGKDDTPTEAIYAQVTKRAKKSEIKVSIRPEIPVLHIGSTKHQLNTDSLGNNADHCQSGGFVFSEIMPKNGLLHNQEFEGQRDEEECSDGPALPARGEKIDLSNLSPSESTESGTEPITVILRGNKLDMTNKCKNAAGIGNGEITKEKLPVSPHEKGDQPERSDSMSVNLKKTDDLKSFKSVHACDNSSFVDTNIENSCWGNDSGQDKPCYVMQGMPSPTATPSTPEWDPSSDGSLITPTDSGLSPMTSSSADCLTPSDSWTAGGGVGIGGWRALGSDMPHRDSAYFSDSDWEGDGMNRRSSDGLISSRPSSSRGGERGILTGIEEKTEEEGELREKSPLNNCLHKTQTGGGETVEICNRMEEIRQKIPDMDNCKDLLNRGLGSTQRNHSDVFPNERSVLLCVEPDVKGCANLTDRLFKIIDHEPLKGLVIDSSRTVGVNYTKMDCNYQDSNQSNLSLHSKSSAGTCDLVNFVPDVQSEDTFRQNNEDYNSVKNTNNDPTQAKSLKSEQTAKEAKFPSKSGSIEFCVSDLSEIPSSNDASMSETQLRCEGKLLGNEVNGLTCLCSKQDVEEPVRCVEGDSLDHSELGLSLNPHSSNARDDEEISMEADMHQASAELRISLKENSPLVREESTVPCADTVDDSSCERLDVMTEELWSGLEENDERPESGAVRGELDCHRLSRDTHLWPDENDQWASPEKRCQEVELRSEFSSGLSHAAWKVGERLAGGREFWETEENDELAGSEPHPAVMKGCEETWPNEAQGNTWNSKATENQPASAEIQQEENMENLEDIESLKNNWQRDISKVETENREIPEDETSVQRDSQISSYAESVRSKGQPTETEENQNFNRSSSNQLCSINKEDETSSAHALREAGLICENYLSLGSENKSFDVFKDPPVNLSDLETDEPGLDLEADEIIPEEASIQFSLIETQEEGSQPCSEVDNFSSVDFPSPPPSIDLNLQDDKLESLDDSFPSPPPSVIEGKDFMSHMYLEDFIADAGTESYICPVNNTNELEASLEDLTPATTQCKGISANLNPPSVQITLADDSNLLPSAESQGGHHNISPKNNSSNQDPLKNIPRLLISEWKDLDEELLEDFEKLEQLCCISGDEEETLGEIFLGDLELFGSLKKTPEQKDNSAGGQDAGEMCLPSTLDDSGREKMNLNEVRIPDDSDGRFEAARKQDPLDVECPPVDGKDGERPAGPEVKDQGSLSKMTTKNGLRMQVCEERLQFSLSENVKTNVLWGSAVKETVMLGTRWDQEEESSELMSVRDQEEDESQENLEAVLSNQPPEQSEISSSEPVLEQADIIISKPTTNQAMKAKLARLSLALPPLALSLPLTSATKGGFGNGPIGNRIGRRRGLLQGSDPEEEEDEEQEDESSRRVIVVTETDVDKRVGLRSLLKSPKESMDRERDRGRNVSFFDDVTIYHFDQETPTNKLGTSTPTGPVTVKSSKLNLHGVNKSKEAKRKEDSSIKPRSPVGASPGTSSRFTVSPADDPHLV